One stretch of Glycine soja cultivar W05 chromosome 7, ASM419377v2, whole genome shotgun sequence DNA includes these proteins:
- the LOC114420538 gene encoding uncharacterized protein LOC114420538, with product MDHHEDESNSKQVDEVFVIENIRCNELELLFAERAAALAEGLPAPTLCSSGDVRDLNIEYFKYAHQHVLYKFTASDYLPGMFWQALAGVSTEYLIYGFSEGGLDDIRKLDLLLKGLGFTQKKADSHVRWPLLNTVLVLWRHEAARGKVAEALSMGKSIGSCIDIIENSINVSDLLLKL from the exons ATGGATCACCACGAGGATGAAAGTAACAGCAAACAAGTTGATGAG GTTTTTGTCATTGAGAATATTCGTTGCAATGAACTTGAACTTCTTTTCGCT GAACGTGCTGCTGCTCTAGCAGAAGGGCTACCAGCTCCAACATTATGCAGCAGTGGGGACGTTAGAGATTTAAACATAGAATACTTTAAATATGCTCATCAGCAT GTTCTTTATAAATTCACTGCCAGTGACTACCTGCCTGGCATGTTCTGGCAAG CATTGGCTGGGGTGTCCACTGAGTATCTTATATATGGATTTTCTGAAGGAGGTCTAGATGACATAAGAAAG TTGGATTTATTGCTCAAGGGCCTAGGCTTCACACAGAAGAAGGCAGATTCTCATGTTAGATGGCCTTTGCTAAACACGGTCTTGGTCTTGTGGAGGCATGAAGCAGCTCGAGGGAAGGTTGCTGAGGCCTTATCAATGGGAAAATCTATAGGATCCTGCATTGACATTATAGAGAATTCTATCAATGTTTCAGATCTCTTACTGAAGCTTTGA